The window GGCACCACCGATTCGAACAACTACGCGGTCGACAGTCAGCGTCCGACCGCCACGATCGTCATGAGTGATAGCGATCTGCGTCCCGGCGAATCAGCGCTCGTCACGATCACCTTCAGCGAAGCGGTCAGCGGCTTCGACAATAGCGACCTGAGCGTCGCCAACGGCACGCTGAGTAACGTTTCGTCGAGCGACGGCGGCATCACCTGGACGGCGACGTTTACCCCAACCATCGGCGTCAGCGATGCCACCAATCTGATCGTCCTGAACAACAGCGGCATCAGCGATCTGACCGGCAACACCGGCACCGGTACCACCAACTCGGCCAACTACGCGGTGCAGACCGAAGTGCCGACCGCGACCATTGTCGTCGCGGATACCGCGCTCAAGGCCGGTGAAACTTCCACGGTGACCATCACTTTCAGTGAGGCCGTCAGCGGTTTCGACAATGCCGATCTGAGCATTGCCAATGGCACCCTGAGCAACGTCAGCAGCAGCGACGGCGGCGTGACCTGGACGGCGACGTTCACGCCAACCAGCAACATTACCGACACCAGTAATCTGATCACCCTCAACAATGCCGGCGTGACCAACGCCTCGGGCAACAGCGGTGTCGGCTCCACCGATTCGAACAACTTCGCCATCGACACGGCGCTGCCGACCGCCACTATCGTGGTCGCCGACAATCGCCTGGGCATCGGTGAAACCACCACGGTGACCATCACCTTCAGCGAAGCGGTCAGCGGTTTTGACCTGTCGGACATCAGCGTTGCCAATGGTCTGCTGTCGAACCTGACCAGCAGCGACGGCGGCGTTACCTGGACCGCTACGCTGACGCCGACCGCCAACGTCAATGACGCGACCAACCTGATCATCCTCGACACCGCCGGCGTGCAGGACCTGGCCGGCAACATTGGCGCGAGCGTTGCGATTTCCAATAACTACGCGCTCGACGCTACGCGGCCAACCGTCAACATCGTGGTCGCCAATCCAAACCTGGGTATCGGCCAGACCACCACGGTGACCTTCACCTTCAGCGAGGCGGTGAGCAATTTCGACCTGTCCGACCTGAGCGTGACCAACGGCGATTTGAGCAACCTGAGCAGCAGCGACGGCGGCAAGACCTGGACCGCGACGTTCACCCCGACGGCCAGCGTGACCGATCCAAGCAATTTCATCGCGCTGGACACCAGCAATGTCACCGATCTGGCCGGCAACGTCGGCAGTACCGTCGCGGTGTCGAACAACTACGCGCTGGACAGCGAACGGCCGACCGCCACGGTCGTCATCGCCAACCCGAACATGGGCATCGGTCAGACCTCGCAGGTGACCATTACCTTCAACGAGGCAGTCAGCGGTTTCGATCTGTCAGACCTCGTGGTGGCGAACGGCACCTTGTCCAACCTGAGCAGCAGCGATGGCGGCAAAACCTGGACCGCAACCCTGACGCCGAACGCCAACGTCAACAGCGCCAGCAACGCGATCAGCGTCAACAGTACCGGGGTCAGCGATGCGTCCGGGAACAGCGGCAGCGGAGTCAGCAGCTCCAATAACTACGCCATCAACACCGTGCCGGTGATCATTCCTCCAACCGTGCCGACCACGCCGACCAGCGTCGTCATTCCGGATCCGCTCATTCGCAGCAGCGACCCGGTGGTGCCACCACCGCCGCCGAACGTGCCGCTGCAACCGGTCATCTTCACTGCGCCAACCGGCGATCTCGGTTCACCGCTGACCTTCGCGCCGTTGTTCGAACAACGGGTGATCGGCAACGGCATTCGTCCGATTGGCGATATTTTCATCAATCACGGGGCCCTCAGCCGCAGCTTCATCGCGCAGGTGTTCAGCAGCAGTGACAGCGGCGGCGACGGTTCCGGCCACGGCTTCCTCGGCTTTGGTGGTGGCGATGGTGGCGTATTCGCCAGCAGCACGCTGGCGAGCCTGTTCAACCAGAACAGCGGTACCGAGCGTGATTCCTTGAACGCCTTCGGCAGTCAGTCGCTCAAGGCCGGCGATGTTTCCCAGGGCCTGCGCGGCGTATTTGGCGCACCGACACTGGGGCAGCAACTGCAACAACTCAAAGACACCGAGCAGCAGCGGGTCGACAGCCTGGCGGCAGCTCTGCAACAGATCGGCATCAGCGAAATGTCGGCTTGAACAAACAACTACTCAACACTGTGCGGGACCTAGGGGCGATCCAGGGATGAAGACAAGTCAGAAGTTGTTCGGCGCCAGCCTGCTGGCGCTGGCGATCAGCGGATGTGCAGTGACCAGTGAGCCGATTGAGCGCAGCGTCAGCGAACAACGAGCCAGAACCGATCTGCAAAGCATGTACAAGGATCAGGAACCGCTGCGCGGCCCGTTGACCCTGCACCAGGCCATGGCCCGCGCGGTGAAATACAACCTCGAAGGTCGTTTGAAAATCATGGAGGAAGCGCTGGCCAAGCGGCAGCTCGACCTCGCCAGTTTCGACATGCTGCCGCGCATGGCACTGGATGCCGGGTACGTCGGGCGCAACAACGTCAACGCCTCCAGCAGCCAGAGCGTGCGTACCGGCACTCAGTCTCTGGAACCGTCGACCTCGCAGGATCGTGACCGCGAGGTTGCCGACCTGACCATGGTCTGGAACGTCCTCGACTTCGGCGTCAGCTACATCAGCGCCAAACAGCAGGGCGACCAGCGCCTGATCGTGCAGGAACGGCGGCGCAAAGTGATCAACACCATCGTCCAGGACGTGCGCTCGGCCTATTGGCGAGCAATGGCCGCCGAACGTCTGCTCAAGCAGATCGACAGCCTGATGGCGCGGGTGCAGACCGCCCGCGACAACAGCCAGACCCTGAGCGATCAACGCATTGGTGATCCGGTGCAATCGCTGAGTTATCAGCGTTCGCTGATCGAAGCCACCCGACAGCTGGAAGAACAGCGCCGCGCCTTGTCGCTGGCGAAAACCGAGCTGGCGACGCTGATCAACCTGCCATTGGGCACCAACCTGACCCTGGCTACCGATGACGGCTACCAGATTCCCGAGCTCAAGGTTGGTCTGGCCAAGCTTGAGCAAGAAGCCCTGACCAGCCGCCCGGAACTGCGCGAGCAGGATTACCAGACGCGCATCAGCGCCGCCGAAACCCGCAAAGCCATGTTGCGTCTGTTGCCGGGCCTGGAGTTTTCGGCGGGCGGGCATTACGACAGCAACTCCTTCCTGGTCGAGCAGGGCTGGGCCGACTACGGCGTCAAAGTCACCTGGAACCTGTTCAACGTGATCTCCGCGCCGGCGGCGATCAACGTCGCCAAGGCTGGCGAAGAAGTCGCCAGTGCGCGGCGTCAGGCGATGTCGATTGCGGTGCTGGCGCAGCTCTATGTGGCCAACGCCAACTATCAAGAAGCCTTGCGCCAGTTCAAGACCAACCAACAACTGTCCGACATTGACGGGCAAATCGTCGGCCAATTGCGCAATCGTCATCAGGCTGCCGGTATTGGTGAACTGGAGCTGATTCAGGGCGAGTTGAACAACTTGCAGGCGGATTTGCGTCGCGACCTGTCGTACGCCGATCTGCGCAATGCCTACGGCCAGATCTTCGCCAGCGCCGGCCTCGATCCGTTGCCTGATCAGGTGCAATCCACCGAAGTGCAGTCGATCGCCACCGCGCTGGCCAATCGCGAGTCGGCGTGGGCGGCGGGGGATATCTCGGTGCCGGCAGTCGCCCATGCCTCGGCGCAGTGATGTGCTGGCGCCGAGCGCCAGCATCAGCCGCACACAACTCGAAGCCCGCAACGGCCATCGAGGTGCGGCGATTCTGTTGACGGGGCTTCCGGCGGCGGGCAAATCGACGCTGGCGCAAGCGCTGCACGCTGAGTTGTTCGCGCGAGGTGTGCAGAGCGTGGTGCTCGACGGCGATGGTTTGCGCGTCGGCCTCAACCGCGATCTGGGCTTCACCGATGCGGATCGCCGGGAAAACATTCGCCGCGCCAGTGAACTGGCCGCTTTGCTGGTCGAAAATGGCCAGATCGTGATTCTGGCGATGATTGCGCCATTGGCAGAGTTACGCGAAGTGTTCGCTGAACGCTTGGGTGAGGACTATTGCGAGGTCTGGTGCAACGCCGCGTTGGCGGTGTGCGAGCAGCGTGATCCGAAAGGGCATTACGCCCGTGCGCGACGCGGTGAATTGCCGGGGTTTACCGGGGTGTCGGCACCGTACGAGCCACCGTTGCAGGCGTCTTTGGTGGTCGACACCGGGGTGCAATCGGTCGAGGCCTGCCTTGATTGCCTGCTGACCTGGCTCGGCGAGTGCTCGGTGTTGCCACACGCATGAGCCGTCCGGCGTTTTCACGTCTGCCGGTGACAGTGGATTTGCCGCTGTTGTTGCAAGCACTGGCGGCGATTGCCGATGACGCTTGGCACGGTCACTTCAATACAGATTACTTTTCGGGAGACTGGAGCGGCGTGGCGCTGATTTCGGCGGCTGATGCGCTGACCGAGTTGTCCCCCGGAAGCGGCGAGCCGCTGCGTCGCGCACCGTGGTTGCAGGATGATGGGTGGCGACAGGGGCTGCGCGATCTGCCGTTGAAAATCGTCAGTGCACGCTTGTTGCGCCTTGGGCCGGGTGGCCGGATTCACGAACACCGCGATTACGATCTCGATGGCCCGGATGCCGATCGGCGTCTGCACATTCCCTTGCTCAGCCCGCCCGACGTGGACTTCTGGCTCGACGGCCAGCGCATCCCCATGAGGACGGGCGAGTGTTGGTTTCTCGATCTGGCGCGACCGCATCGGGTGGACAACCGTGATAGGTCGGCGCGGGTGCATCTGGTCCTCGACTGTCGGCCCGATGCGTGGCTGGAAGAGCGGATTGCTGAAGGCCTGGCGAGCACGCCTGAACCGCAGTTGGCAGAGACGACGTTGCAGAGTTTTCAACGGCTGGTCGCCAACGATACCTCGCTGGCGCTAGCCTTGCGGGAGCTGCACGATCCTGAACAGTTCATCAGCCGAACTCTGGAACTGGCTGCCGCACGAGGCTTGCCGTTCTCGCGTGAAGAACTTCGTGCGGCGATGCGCAACGGTCGTCGGCAATGGAATCAACAATGGAACGGCTGAACCTCGACGGCTGGTTGCCGATTGGTATCTGGCCGATTGCCGGGCAGTGGCAGGTGGATTGGTGCTGGTTCGGCGACAGGCCGCTGCATCAGCCGTTTTTCCGCGACGCGGTCGACGATGCACTGCGCCTGCCCTTCAATCAGGTTTTCCGTCGGCAGACGCCACTGGCGGCGCTCAGCGACTGGCATGCGCAGAGTCCGGGTCTGGCGCCAAGCGCTTTCATTCTGCACGCCTCGCGCTGTGGCTCGACGCTGATCAGCCAGATGCTCGCCCGGCTCGACGATCACATCGTGATCTCCGAACCGCCGCCGCTCGATGCGTTGTTGCGCAGTGATCTGCCTGCGCCTGAGCGCCAGGCCGCGATCAATGGGTTGCTTTCGGCATACGGGCAGCGCCGCCGAGGCGAAGAACAGCGACTGGTGATCAAACTGGATGCCTGGAACATCGGCGAATGGTCGTTGTTGCAGGAATGTTTTCCGCATACGCCGTGGCTGTTTGTGTATCGCGATCCATTGGAAATCGCCGTCTCTCATTTGCGTCGCCCGGGCATGCACATGGTGCCGGGCATGCTCGGTGACTGCGTGCTGGAGGATGGTTTGCCGTTCGCAGGTCGCGAGGATTTCATCGCCCGACGTTTGGGGCGGTTGCTTGAGGCCGGGTTGATCCACTGCCGCGACTCGGGTGGATTGCCGGTGAATTACAGCGAATTGCCAGAGGCAATGGCGGGGCGGTTGGCACGGTTTTTCCGCCTGGATGATGTACAGCGCCAGCAGGTGTTTGCGGCGGTGGATTTACACGCGAAGCAGCCGTCGCAACCCTTCGTTGCCGATGGTGAAGACAAGCGTCGTGAGGCCTCGGCGCTGTTGGAGGAGCGGGTGCGTTACTTTGCCCAGCGTTCGTTTCTGGATCTTGAGTTGCTGCGCAACGCTTGAAAGCGTTCTTTCGCTTTTCAGGATTTTCCCGACAAATCCGCCATGCCCTTGAGCAATTCAATCGGCAGTGGAAAGACAATCGTCGAACTCTTGTCCCCAGCAATCGAGCTCAGGGTCTGCATGTAGCGCAGTTGCATGGCGCCGGGCTGACGACCGAGCATTTCCGCGGCTTGCATAAGTTTTTCCGACGCTTGCAACTCGCCTTCGGCGTGGATCACTTTCGCTCGCCGTTCCCGTTCGGCTTCGGCCTGTTTGGCGATCGCCCGGACCATCGACTCGTTTAGGTCGACGTGTTTGATCTCGACATTGGCGACCTTGATGCCCCAGGCGTCAGTCTGCGCATCGAGCACTTGCTGGATGTCGATGTTCAGTTGCTCGCGCTCGGCCAGCAGTTCATCGAGTTCATGTTTGCCGAGCACCGCACGCAGAGTGGTCTGGGCCAGTTGGCTGGTGGCCGAGAGAAAGTCTTCGACCTGAATAATCGCCTTCTGTGGGTCGAGCACGCGGAAGTACAGCACCGCGTTGACCTTCACCGAAACGTTGTCGCGGGTGATCACGTCTTGCGGCGGCACATCCAGGACCACGGTGCGCAGGTCGACCCGGACCATTTGCTGCACCACCGGAATCAGCAGGATCAGCCCCGGGCCTTTGACCTGCCAGAAGCGTCCGAGCTGGAACACCACGCCGCGCTCGTATTCGCGCAGGATGCGGAACGTCGACCCGGCGAGGGCGATCACCAATAACAGCAGCGCAACAAAACCGATTTGCAGACCCATGATCACTCTCCGTGTTGAGCCGCGTCAGTCGCGGTGACTTTCAGCAATAAGCCTTTGCGCCCGACTACGCGCACTGATTGCCCGGTGTGCAATGGCGTCCTGCTGAGCACCTGCCAATGTTCGCCCTGCAGTTGCACCCAGCCGTTGTGGGCGTTCTCTGGCTGCACCGTGGTCACCGCCGTCACACTGCCGACCAGGCCGGCATCGCCACTGACGGCGTGGCGCGGTCGGGTTTTCAAGGCACGGATGATCAACGCAAGTAACAGCAGGGCGCTGATCAGGCCGAGGCCGATCATCATCGGCACCGGCAGTTCGGCATTGCCGAGGATCAGCGCGCCGATGACGAACATGATGATTCCGCCCAAACCGATCACGCCGTAATTGGGCAGCGCGGCTTCGGCGATCAGAAAGACGATGCCCAGCGTGATCAGCCAGAGGCCAACCGGGCTCATGGGCGGCAACGATGTCTCGGCAGCGAAGGCTGAGCCGCTTACCAGCAGAAACAGAAACAACGTACAACATCGGTTGTTCACGTGACCCTCCGGGAGAGTCATGGGGTGGTTCTTTGAGTCTAGTTGAGCGTTGCGCTGACTGAATCCTGATCAATGTGCGGATGTGTCCGGTGAGCGGATTTCCCTTCGCCCGCAGCCTGTGGAACTAGACTCAAGGACACAGGAACACACGTTCAGCGCAACACCGAGGTGCATCATGCGTATGGCCAAAAAGGTGCAAAGCAGCCTGACCCGGGCGCATTGCGAATTCGACATCGTCGCCCACCGACACTCGTCCAGCAGTCTGGAAACAGCGCGGGTTTCCGGGGTTCCGGCCGAACGGGTGGCGAAATCGGTGATCCTCGACGACCACCACGGGCATTACCTGATGGCCGTGCTGCCGGCCAGTCGGCATCTGGACTTGAGCAAGGTGCGCAGCAGCGGCGAATGGCAGCTGACCCGCGAAAGCAACCTGGCGCATATCTTCGATGACTGCGAACGTGGCGCGGTGCCGCCGCTGGGGGATTCCTACGGGCTGGACATGGTCATCGACCCGTTGCTGACCCGGCAGAAAGACATCTACCTGGAAGCCGGCAATCACAATTACCTGCTGCACATGAGCATGCCGGAGTTCCTGAAAATGGTGCCGCATGCCGAGGTGCGGGAGTTGAGTCATTAGCTGTTGTGGCGTCAGTGCCGACGCCATCGCGGGCAAGCCACGCTCCCACAGGTTCTGAGGTGTACACACATTTTGTGTTCCCCTGAAAATCCTGTGGGAGCGGGCTTGCCCGCGATTGATCTTCCACACACAGATTTGTTGAAGGAGTTAAGCAATGGAAAGTCCGACCCACAGCCTCCCCTCCCTGTTCAAGCAACTCGGCCTGGAAAACGACCCGGTCAGCATCGAACAATTCATCGCCACCCATTCCCCGTTGAAACCCGAGTTGCATTTGGCGGACGCGTTTTTCTGGTCGAAGAGCCAGTCGCAGTTTTTGCGTGACGAGATTCTCGATGATGCCGATTGGGCGGAGGTGGTGGATCAGTTGGATGTGTTATTGCGTAAGGGCCGGCAGGGATGAAGGGCACTCTCGGCAGTCATGCTGGCCACCCGTTTGAGGTTAAAAATCGCTTCAACTTCATCGTTACCTACGATGCGCATCAATTGTTTCAAAACTTGACTGAATTTCCCCACCAATGCGATATTGATAGTTAGCAAACTAACAGTGTGCATTTCCCCGTGCCGAATTCCCTCGACGCTCTCCAGATGAACATCAGCAGTGCCATGGTGGTGGCCGCCAGGCATTGGCGGAAGATCTGCCAGACCACGCTGGTCAACTATGGAATTTCCGAAGCCTGCGCCGTGCCGTTGTTGATGATCGGCAGGCTCGGCGAGGGTGTGCGGCAGGTGCAGGTGGCGCAGGCGGCCGGGATGGAGAGTCCGTCGCTGGTGCGTCTGCTCGATCAGTTGTGCCATTCGGGCTACGTCTGCCGGACTGAAGATGCGCAGGATCGCCGCGCCAAATGCCTGAGCCTGACCGACACCGGGCGTGAACTGGTGCAAGCGGTGGAAATCGAGCTGGTGCGTCTGCGTCACGAAGTGCTCGAAGGCATCGATCAGAGTGATCTGGAGGCTACGCTTCGGGTACTGCGCGCATTTGAGGCGGCAAGTCCGCCAGTGGTGGTCAATTCTTGAACGGTTTTTTTACTGGCATTCCGCCGGCCCGGGACTGGTTCTACGGGGTCCGCACTTTTGCAGCGTCAATGCTGGCGCTGTACATCGCCATGCTTATGCAAATGCCACGTCCGTATTGGGCGATGGCCACGGTGTACATCGTCTCCAGCCCGTACCTCGGGCCGACCAGCTCCAAAGCCTTGTACCGCGCCATCGGCACCTTTCTTGGTGCGGCGGCCGCGGTTTTTTTCGTGCCGATGTTTGTCCAGAGCCCGTATGTGCTGGTGGTGGTAATTGCGCTGTGGACGG of the Pseudomonas sp. Seg1 genome contains:
- a CDS encoding TolC family protein → MKTSQKLFGASLLALAISGCAVTSEPIERSVSEQRARTDLQSMYKDQEPLRGPLTLHQAMARAVKYNLEGRLKIMEEALAKRQLDLASFDMLPRMALDAGYVGRNNVNASSSQSVRTGTQSLEPSTSQDRDREVADLTMVWNVLDFGVSYISAKQQGDQRLIVQERRRKVINTIVQDVRSAYWRAMAAERLLKQIDSLMARVQTARDNSQTLSDQRIGDPVQSLSYQRSLIEATRQLEEQRRALSLAKTELATLINLPLGTNLTLATDDGYQIPELKVGLAKLEQEALTSRPELREQDYQTRISAAETRKAMLRLLPGLEFSAGGHYDSNSFLVEQGWADYGVKVTWNLFNVISAPAAINVAKAGEEVASARRQAMSIAVLAQLYVANANYQEALRQFKTNQQLSDIDGQIVGQLRNRHQAAGIGELELIQGELNNLQADLRRDLSYADLRNAYGQIFASAGLDPLPDQVQSTEVQSIATALANRESAWAAGDISVPAVAHASAQ
- the cysC gene encoding adenylyl-sulfate kinase → MPRRSDVLAPSASISRTQLEARNGHRGAAILLTGLPAAGKSTLAQALHAELFARGVQSVVLDGDGLRVGLNRDLGFTDADRRENIRRASELAALLVENGQIVILAMIAPLAELREVFAERLGEDYCEVWCNAALAVCEQRDPKGHYARARRGELPGFTGVSAPYEPPLQASLVVDTGVQSVEACLDCLLTWLGECSVLPHA
- a CDS encoding aspartyl/asparaginyl beta-hydroxylase domain-containing protein, giving the protein MSRPAFSRLPVTVDLPLLLQALAAIADDAWHGHFNTDYFSGDWSGVALISAADALTELSPGSGEPLRRAPWLQDDGWRQGLRDLPLKIVSARLLRLGPGGRIHEHRDYDLDGPDADRRLHIPLLSPPDVDFWLDGQRIPMRTGECWFLDLARPHRVDNRDRSARVHLVLDCRPDAWLEERIAEGLASTPEPQLAETTLQSFQRLVANDTSLALALRELHDPEQFISRTLELAAARGLPFSREELRAAMRNGRRQWNQQWNG
- a CDS encoding sulfotransferase family protein — translated: MERLNLDGWLPIGIWPIAGQWQVDWCWFGDRPLHQPFFRDAVDDALRLPFNQVFRRQTPLAALSDWHAQSPGLAPSAFILHASRCGSTLISQMLARLDDHIVISEPPPLDALLRSDLPAPERQAAINGLLSAYGQRRRGEEQRLVIKLDAWNIGEWSLLQECFPHTPWLFVYRDPLEIAVSHLRRPGMHMVPGMLGDCVLEDGLPFAGREDFIARRLGRLLEAGLIHCRDSGGLPVNYSELPEAMAGRLARFFRLDDVQRQQVFAAVDLHAKQPSQPFVADGEDKRREASALLEERVRYFAQRSFLDLELLRNA
- a CDS encoding slipin family protein; this encodes MGLQIGFVALLLLVIALAGSTFRILREYERGVVFQLGRFWQVKGPGLILLIPVVQQMVRVDLRTVVLDVPPQDVITRDNVSVKVNAVLYFRVLDPQKAIIQVEDFLSATSQLAQTTLRAVLGKHELDELLAEREQLNIDIQQVLDAQTDAWGIKVANVEIKHVDLNESMVRAIAKQAEAERERRAKVIHAEGELQASEKLMQAAEMLGRQPGAMQLRYMQTLSSIAGDKSSTIVFPLPIELLKGMADLSGKS
- a CDS encoding NfeD family protein — protein: MNNRCCTLFLFLLVSGSAFAAETSLPPMSPVGLWLITLGIVFLIAEAALPNYGVIGLGGIIMFVIGALILGNAELPVPMMIGLGLISALLLLALIIRALKTRPRHAVSGDAGLVGSVTAVTTVQPENAHNGWVQLQGEHWQVLSRTPLHTGQSVRVVGRKGLLLKVTATDAAQHGE
- a CDS encoding YbaK/EbsC family protein, coding for MRMAKKVQSSLTRAHCEFDIVAHRHSSSSLETARVSGVPAERVAKSVILDDHHGHYLMAVLPASRHLDLSKVRSSGEWQLTRESNLAHIFDDCERGAVPPLGDSYGLDMVIDPLLTRQKDIYLEAGNHNYLLHMSMPEFLKMVPHAEVRELSH
- a CDS encoding DUF2789 domain-containing protein yields the protein MESPTHSLPSLFKQLGLENDPVSIEQFIATHSPLKPELHLADAFFWSKSQSQFLRDEILDDADWAEVVDQLDVLLRKGRQG
- a CDS encoding MarR family transcriptional regulator gives rise to the protein MNISSAMVVAARHWRKICQTTLVNYGISEACAVPLLMIGRLGEGVRQVQVAQAAGMESPSLVRLLDQLCHSGYVCRTEDAQDRRAKCLSLTDTGRELVQAVEIELVRLRHEVLEGIDQSDLEATLRVLRAFEAASPPVVVNS